A single genomic interval of Bradyrhizobium sp. AZCC 1693 harbors:
- a CDS encoding ABC transporter ATP-binding protein — protein sequence MADTAQPTAVALDEATVAFRVAGDRVYTAVERASLSVAHGEFVAIVGPTGCGKSTLLNVAAGLLKPAAGSIKIFDQPLTGLNRDAGYLFQADALFPWKTAIDNVAIGLDIKGAPREQALQRAQGWLTSVGLGAFANRYPHMLSGGQRKRVGLAQVLIRDPKIFLMDEPFGPLDAQTRQIMGNLLLELWNADRKAVLFVTHDLEEAIALADRVVIMSAGPSARIIGDWRVTLPRPRDISEVRMEKQFHELHREIWSVLKDEVMRGYAQSTLSAEVG from the coding sequence ATGGCGGATACCGCACAGCCAACGGCAGTCGCGCTTGACGAGGCGACGGTGGCGTTTCGCGTGGCCGGGGATCGCGTTTACACAGCGGTGGAGCGGGCCAGTCTTTCCGTGGCCCATGGCGAGTTCGTCGCCATCGTCGGCCCGACGGGATGCGGAAAATCCACGTTGCTCAACGTCGCTGCGGGGCTTCTGAAGCCAGCCGCCGGATCGATCAAGATCTTCGACCAGCCGTTGACCGGGCTGAACCGCGATGCCGGCTATCTCTTCCAGGCCGATGCGCTGTTTCCGTGGAAGACCGCGATCGACAACGTCGCCATTGGGCTCGACATCAAGGGCGCGCCGCGCGAGCAGGCGCTGCAGCGGGCGCAGGGCTGGCTCACTTCCGTCGGCCTCGGAGCCTTCGCCAACCGTTATCCGCACATGCTGTCGGGCGGGCAGCGTAAGCGCGTCGGCCTCGCGCAAGTCTTGATCCGCGATCCCAAGATTTTCCTGATGGACGAGCCGTTCGGCCCGCTCGACGCCCAGACCCGGCAGATCATGGGCAATCTGCTGCTGGAATTGTGGAACGCTGACCGCAAGGCGGTGCTGTTCGTCACCCACGATCTCGAAGAGGCGATCGCGCTCGCCGACCGGGTCGTGATCATGTCGGCAGGTCCCTCGGCGCGCATCATCGGCGACTGGCGCGTGACGCTGCCGCGCCCGCGCGACATCTCGGAAGTGCGGATGGAAAAGCAATTCCACGAACTGCACCGCGAAATCTGGAGCGTGCTCAAGGACGAAGTGATGAGGGGTTATGCGCAGTCGACGCTAAGTGCGGAGGTCGGCTGA
- the glgA gene encoding glycogen synthase GlgA yields MTSLRVLAVASEIYPIVKTGGLADVVGALPTALRAYDIETRTLVPGYPDVIKALPEAEELLHAPHFFGGPVRLLGGSHGNLDLLVLDAPHLFARPGNPYVTPDGKDWPDSGVRFAALSRMAAEIGQGAIPSFVPDVVHAHDWQAGLAPAYLHYANRPRPATVMTVHNLAYQGQFPYEMLDAFGLPPESFAIHGVEYYGTISFLKAGLQFSDRITTVSPTYAREIQTDEGGMGLGGLLRERSQVLSGILNGIDISVWNPETDPDIAIRFSATELESRATNKLTLQHRLGLDPSPNALLLGVVSRLSWQKGLDILLENVPTILGEGMQLALLGSGDPDLQDRYQAAAKANAGRIAVVIGYDEALAHLIQAGADALVVPSRFEPCGLTQLCALRYGAIPIVSQVGGLADTVIDVKEADTAGGAATGFKFGPVTAEALADALHRANILWHDQQAWRRLQHNGMSTDVSWRNRASRYAALYRDVIAGRRKQ; encoded by the coding sequence ATGACGTCGCTTCGCGTTCTTGCGGTCGCCTCCGAAATCTATCCGATCGTCAAGACGGGGGGCCTTGCCGACGTCGTCGGCGCGCTCCCGACCGCGTTGCGAGCGTACGACATCGAAACGCGGACCCTGGTGCCGGGATATCCCGATGTCATCAAGGCGCTTCCAGAAGCGGAGGAGCTCCTCCATGCGCCGCATTTTTTTGGCGGACCAGTCCGCCTGCTCGGTGGCTCGCATGGGAACCTCGACTTGCTCGTCCTCGATGCGCCGCATCTCTTTGCGCGGCCCGGCAACCCCTACGTCACCCCGGACGGCAAGGATTGGCCGGACAGCGGCGTGCGCTTTGCCGCGCTTTCGCGGATGGCGGCCGAAATCGGCCAGGGCGCCATTCCGTCGTTCGTGCCTGATGTCGTGCACGCCCATGATTGGCAGGCCGGACTTGCGCCCGCCTATTTGCACTATGCCAATCGTCCCCGGCCCGCCACCGTGATGACGGTTCACAATCTGGCCTACCAGGGGCAGTTTCCGTATGAAATGCTCGATGCGTTCGGCCTACCACCTGAGTCTTTTGCGATTCACGGCGTCGAATACTACGGTACGATCAGCTTCCTGAAAGCGGGCCTGCAATTTTCGGATCGCATCACCACGGTTTCGCCGACCTATGCGCGCGAGATTCAGACAGATGAGGGAGGCATGGGCCTGGGTGGGTTGCTGCGCGAACGATCACAGGTCTTGAGCGGCATCCTCAACGGCATTGATATTTCCGTCTGGAACCCCGAAACCGATCCCGACATCGCCATTCGTTTCAGCGCGACAGAGCTGGAGTCCCGTGCGACGAATAAATTGACCCTCCAGCACCGGCTTGGTCTTGATCCATCCCCAAACGCCCTGCTGCTGGGCGTGGTGAGCCGACTGTCCTGGCAGAAGGGACTGGATATCCTTCTCGAGAACGTCCCGACGATCCTCGGCGAAGGGATGCAATTGGCCTTGCTCGGGAGCGGAGATCCGGATCTTCAGGATCGCTATCAGGCGGCCGCAAAAGCGAACGCGGGCCGGATAGCGGTTGTGATCGGCTACGACGAAGCTCTCGCCCATCTCATTCAGGCCGGCGCGGACGCCCTCGTCGTGCCGTCACGCTTCGAACCATGCGGCTTGACCCAGCTTTGCGCCTTGCGATATGGCGCTATCCCGATCGTATCGCAGGTCGGCGGCCTTGCCGATACTGTCATTGACGTGAAAGAGGCCGACACAGCCGGTGGCGCTGCAACCGGCTTCAAGTTTGGGCCAGTCACGGCCGAAGCTCTCGCTGACGCCCTGCACCGAGCCAATATCTTGTGGCACGACCAGCAAGCCTGGCGAAGGTTGCAGCACAATGGCATGTCGACGGATGTATCATGGCGCAATCGGGCAAGCCGCTACGCCGCCCTGTATCGTGATGTCATCGCGGGCCGCCGGAAACAGTGA
- a CDS encoding ABC-F family ATP-binding cassette domain-containing protein: MTLITLRNLGVTLSAPLFARLNLVVNAGDRIGLVAANGRGKSTLLRCMAGAMEAGEGEITKSRGLTIGYVEQHVPEVLLDRPFYAAVLETLSADRRRSEQWRVDVVLESLVPEALRQQPLRHLSGGWQRFAMLAQVLVTEPDVLLLDEPTNHLDLVRIGRLQNWLNALPRDMPVVISSHDRAFLDATTNRTLFLRPEQSQMFSLPYSRARAALNEADASDERRYQRDLKTAQQLRERAAKLNNIGINSGSDLLLSKTKQLKQRAEKLEDATKPAHLERSAGTIRLANRGTHAKVLVTLEDAAVETPDGRLLFRTGRQFIGKGDRIVLLGANGAGKTRLVAMLRAAIENPQAAHAGIRVTQSLVLGYCDQALACLSDADTPMHTIVRRFDVGDQRARALLAGSGLSIEMQGRPIGRLSGGQKARLGMLLLRLAQPNFYLLDEPTNHLDIEGQEALEDELMDHQASCLLVSHDRSFVRTVGNRFWLIDRKKLVELDGPEGFFASVGAPG, translated from the coding sequence ATGACGCTTATCACACTCCGAAATCTCGGCGTAACGCTGAGCGCGCCGCTGTTTGCCCGGCTGAACCTCGTCGTCAATGCCGGCGACCGGATCGGGCTGGTCGCCGCCAACGGCCGCGGCAAATCCACCCTGCTGCGTTGCATGGCCGGCGCCATGGAGGCGGGCGAAGGCGAAATCACGAAATCCCGGGGGCTGACGATCGGCTATGTCGAGCAGCATGTGCCGGAAGTTCTGCTGGACCGGCCGTTCTACGCGGCCGTGCTGGAGACGCTCTCCGCCGACCGGCGGCGCAGCGAACAATGGCGGGTCGACGTGGTGCTGGAATCCCTTGTACCCGAAGCCCTGCGGCAGCAGCCGCTGCGACATCTGAGCGGCGGCTGGCAGCGATTTGCCATGCTGGCCCAGGTGCTGGTGACCGAGCCCGACGTGCTGTTGCTCGACGAGCCGACCAACCATCTCGACCTCGTGCGGATCGGCCGGCTCCAAAATTGGCTGAACGCGCTGCCGCGCGACATGCCCGTCGTCATCTCCAGCCACGACCGCGCCTTTCTCGACGCCACCACGAACCGGACACTGTTCCTGCGGCCGGAGCAGTCGCAGATGTTTTCGCTGCCTTATTCACGGGCGCGCGCCGCGCTCAATGAGGCCGATGCGTCGGACGAGCGGCGCTATCAGCGCGATCTCAAGACCGCTCAGCAACTCCGCGAGCGCGCGGCAAAACTCAACAATATCGGTATCAACTCCGGCAGCGATCTCTTGTTGTCGAAGACGAAGCAGTTGAAGCAGCGCGCCGAGAAGCTGGAAGATGCAACAAAGCCCGCGCATCTCGAGCGATCGGCAGGGACAATCAGGCTCGCCAATCGCGGAACGCATGCGAAGGTTCTGGTCACGCTGGAGGATGCCGCGGTCGAGACGCCCGACGGCCGGCTGCTGTTTCGGACCGGCAGGCAGTTCATCGGCAAGGGCGACCGGATCGTGCTGCTGGGCGCAAACGGCGCGGGCAAGACCCGGCTGGTGGCGATGCTGCGCGCAGCCATCGAAAATCCGCAGGCGGCGCATGCCGGCATCAGGGTCACGCAGTCGCTGGTGCTCGGCTATTGTGATCAGGCCCTCGCTTGCCTCTCCGACGCCGACACGCCGATGCACACGATCGTCCGCCGCTTCGATGTCGGTGATCAGCGGGCGCGCGCGTTGCTGGCGGGATCCGGCCTCTCGATCGAGATGCAGGGCCGCCCGATCGGCCGGCTTTCCGGCGGACAGAAGGCGCGGCTCGGCATGCTGCTGCTGCGGCTGGCACAGCCGAACTTCTATCTGCTGGATGAACCGACCAACCATCTGGACATCGAGGGACAGGAAGCGCTGGAAGACGAACTGATGGACCATCAGGCAAGCTGTCTGCTGGTTTCACATGACCGCAGCTTCGTGCGGACGGTGGGCAACCGGTTCTGGCTGATCGACAGGAAGAAGCTGGTGGAACTGGACGGACCGGAGGGGTTCTTTGCGTCGGTCGGCGCACCGGGTTAG
- a CDS encoding HlyD family secretion protein, with protein sequence MDHAQFIPGHAPTFAADADIQSIDPGHDAKGLQRDLEDQLRPDVDEPASGGSSHQEIPARSWSLTLRRVLKVAIGLAIVTVFGWLPLRAIWQTSSVEAVVNARLVTLRSPIDGRVSAQSGHPTASSVVNEGEVILRVVNARGDRARLDDLRRQMSRLENERPSLAVKLASAEAAQQDLARQSSQFREGRMLQLEARIAEIQSAIEAAMSRREEVTAAVERASSLIKSGSVSTVELARLTREQSIAQQTEIGARRRLDAAKVELTAAKNGTYLGDSYNDRPSSVQREEEMRQRAGDLNADLAHADAEIAWLSHEIDSEQLHYVSRSEADIKAPVTGRIWEIMTSPGEDVRAGQALLKLLDCSGAVVTANVKEGVYNRLQLGDQASFEPNDGSPAIQGAIVNLTGASGAPANLAINPDLLSKEPYRVTVSMPGIDTTGKDCAVGRTGRVVFNYGAP encoded by the coding sequence ATGGATCATGCGCAATTCATCCCGGGACACGCTCCCACGTTTGCTGCAGACGCAGATATCCAATCCATCGACCCAGGTCATGACGCCAAGGGTCTGCAGCGCGATCTGGAGGATCAGCTGAGGCCGGATGTCGACGAGCCAGCAAGTGGTGGTTCCTCTCACCAGGAGATCCCGGCGCGGTCATGGTCCCTAACCCTTCGAAGGGTGCTGAAGGTCGCCATCGGCCTCGCCATCGTTACCGTGTTCGGATGGCTGCCACTCCGGGCCATCTGGCAAACTTCCAGCGTCGAGGCGGTGGTCAACGCCAGGCTCGTAACGCTGAGGTCGCCGATCGACGGCCGAGTGAGCGCGCAGTCCGGCCATCCTACGGCATCGAGCGTGGTGAACGAAGGTGAGGTCATTCTTCGCGTTGTTAACGCGCGAGGAGATCGAGCCCGGTTGGACGATCTAAGGCGACAAATGTCGCGACTGGAGAACGAGCGGCCAAGCCTGGCAGTCAAACTGGCCTCGGCTGAAGCCGCGCAGCAGGATCTCGCCCGGCAGTCCTCCCAGTTCAGGGAAGGGCGCATGCTTCAGCTGGAGGCGCGGATCGCTGAAATACAGTCGGCGATCGAAGCCGCCATGTCGCGACGGGAAGAGGTGACGGCCGCTGTGGAGCGGGCATCGTCGTTGATCAAGTCGGGTAGCGTCTCGACCGTGGAACTCGCAAGGTTGACCCGTGAACAATCGATCGCTCAGCAAACCGAGATCGGCGCCCGCCGAAGGCTTGATGCAGCGAAGGTTGAGCTGACGGCCGCGAAGAACGGCACATATCTGGGCGATAGCTATAATGACCGGCCGAGTTCAGTCCAGCGCGAAGAAGAGATGCGGCAGCGCGCGGGAGATCTCAACGCCGATCTGGCGCATGCGGATGCCGAGATCGCGTGGCTCTCCCACGAGATCGATTCCGAACAGCTGCACTATGTCAGCCGATCGGAAGCAGACATCAAGGCGCCCGTGACTGGCCGGATCTGGGAGATAATGACGTCGCCGGGCGAGGATGTCCGGGCCGGACAGGCGCTGCTGAAGCTGCTTGATTGCAGCGGCGCTGTGGTGACCGCAAACGTCAAAGAAGGCGTCTACAACCGGCTCCAGCTCGGTGATCAGGCGAGTTTTGAGCCGAACGACGGCAGTCCGGCGATCCAGGGGGCGATCGTGAATCTCACTGGCGCGTCTGGTGCGCCGGCGAATCTGGCCATCAATCCCGACCTGCTCAGCAAGGAACCATATCGTGTGACGGTCTCGATGCCCGGCATTGATACCACAGGCAAGGATTGTGCAGTCGGGCGCACAGGAAGGGTCGTATTCAATTACGGTGCGCCATGA
- the glgC gene encoding glucose-1-phosphate adenylyltransferase — protein sequence MAAIMNEPLSRHALAFVLAGGRGSRLLELTDKRAKPAVYFGGKSRIIDFALSNAVNSGIRRIAVATQYKAHSLIRHLQMGWNFFRPERNESFDILPASQRVSETNWYLGTADAVYQNIDIIESHDARFIVLLAGDHIYKMDYERMLKQHVEQRADVTIGCLEMPRAESSGFGIMHVDDNGIVLSFLEKPADPPPMPGKPDKSLASMGIYVFDSKFLFDELRRDANDPNSSHDFGKDVIPYLVKNGRAVAHQFSTSCVRSDDDPRAYWRDVGTVDAYWAANIDLTDVVPELDIYDRAWPIWTHAEITPPAKFVHDEDERRGQAVTSLVSGGCIISGAALRRSLLFTGVHVNSYANVENAVVMPYVNVGRRARLKNVVIDRGVRIPEGLVVGEDPELDAKRFRTTPHGITLITQPMIDRLDA from the coding sequence ATGGCCGCGATCATGAACGAACCACTCTCACGCCATGCCCTCGCCTTCGTTCTTGCGGGCGGTCGCGGAAGCCGGCTCCTGGAGCTTACCGACAAGCGCGCCAAGCCGGCGGTGTATTTCGGCGGAAAATCGCGCATCATCGATTTTGCCCTCTCCAACGCGGTGAACTCCGGAATTCGCCGGATCGCGGTTGCAACCCAATACAAGGCTCACAGCCTGATCAGGCATCTGCAAATGGGCTGGAACTTCTTTCGTCCGGAGCGGAACGAGAGTTTCGATATCCTGCCGGCGAGCCAGCGCGTCTCGGAGACGAACTGGTACCTCGGAACGGCTGACGCCGTTTATCAGAACATCGACATCATCGAGTCGCACGATGCCAGATTCATCGTGCTTCTCGCCGGAGATCATATCTACAAGATGGACTACGAACGCATGCTGAAGCAGCATGTCGAGCAACGCGCCGACGTCACCATCGGCTGCCTGGAGATGCCGCGCGCGGAGTCGAGCGGCTTCGGGATCATGCACGTGGACGACAATGGCATCGTCCTGTCCTTTCTCGAGAAGCCGGCCGATCCGCCGCCGATGCCCGGCAAACCCGACAAGTCATTGGCCAGCATGGGGATCTATGTATTCGATTCGAAATTCCTGTTCGACGAGTTGCGGCGTGACGCGAACGACCCGAATTCGAGCCATGATTTCGGCAAGGACGTGATTCCTTACCTCGTAAAGAACGGCCGGGCGGTGGCGCACCAATTCTCCACCTCCTGCGTCAGGTCCGACGACGATCCACGGGCCTATTGGCGGGACGTGGGCACCGTGGATGCCTACTGGGCCGCCAACATTGACCTCACCGACGTCGTCCCCGAGCTCGATATTTACGACCGTGCATGGCCGATCTGGACCCATGCGGAGATCACGCCTCCCGCCAAATTTGTTCACGATGAGGATGAGCGGCGCGGACAGGCGGTGACTTCGCTTGTCTCCGGGGGATGCATCATATCTGGCGCCGCATTGCGCCGCTCCCTGCTTTTCACCGGGGTGCACGTCAATTCGTATGCAAACGTGGAAAATGCCGTCGTCATGCCTTACGTGAATGTGGGCCGGCGTGCGCGGTTGAAGAATGTCGTGATCGATCGCGGCGTTCGAATCCCGGAAGGTCTCGTTGTTGGCGAAGATCCCGAACTCGATGCGAAACGGTTTCGAACCACCCCGCACGGCATCACTCTCATTACGCAGCCGATGATCGACAGGCTCGATGCATGA
- a CDS encoding ATP-binding protein, with protein sequence MTVAIEMGHTTAGAPATLDLEELLATRLLVQGNSGSGKSHLLRRLLEQSAPWVQQTIIDPEGDFVTLADRFGHLLIDAEDHTERGLQVAGERARIHRVSTVLNLEGLDAENQMRRAAAFLGGLFDVARDHWYPMLVVVDEAQLFAPAVAGEVSDEARKLSLGAMTNLMCRGRKRGLAGVIATQRLAKLAKNVAAEASNFLMGRTFLDIDMVRAADLLGMERRQAEAFRDLERGQFMALGPALSRRPLGLRIGPTETTPRNATPRLMPLPEATPDARAIILAAPPPENNRPQRRSPPDLLGQLMAAKSAALEIRPEAVEQPLSAEELAERRERVDRILRAVMAEPDAGFRAIGVLYQEFVVRCRIEGLGSAVPDLADFRRMLTRARAGLGSDMATDDGWQDVSVRASLLPEDMQGVFMMIARAAKEGWPCPGDAAIARAYGSHSLRRARRLLTYIEEQGLIVCQLDGAGRRIVTLVELAWATAPGDPNAEELPPEQGCGSSAP encoded by the coding sequence ATGACCGTTGCAATCGAGATGGGACACACGACGGCAGGCGCTCCGGCTACTCTGGACCTTGAGGAACTGCTGGCGACCCGCCTGCTGGTGCAGGGCAATTCGGGCTCGGGCAAATCCCATCTGCTGCGCCGGCTGCTGGAGCAGAGTGCCCCCTGGGTGCAGCAGACCATCATCGACCCCGAAGGCGACTTCGTTACCCTTGCCGACCGTTTCGGACACCTCCTGATCGATGCCGAGGACCATACCGAGCGGGGCCTGCAGGTCGCCGGCGAGCGCGCGCGCATCCATCGCGTCTCAACGGTGCTCAATCTCGAGGGGCTCGACGCCGAGAACCAGATGCGGCGCGCCGCCGCCTTCCTCGGCGGGCTTTTCGACGTCGCCCGCGACCACTGGTACCCGATGCTGGTGGTGGTGGATGAGGCGCAGCTGTTCGCGCCGGCGGTCGCCGGCGAGGTTTCGGACGAGGCGCGCAAACTCTCGCTCGGCGCCATGACGAACCTGATGTGCCGTGGCCGCAAACGCGGGCTTGCGGGGGTCATCGCCACCCAGCGACTGGCGAAGCTCGCCAAGAACGTCGCGGCCGAAGCGTCCAATTTCCTCATGGGCCGAACCTTTCTGGATATCGACATGGTGCGCGCCGCCGACCTTCTTGGCATGGAGCGGCGACAGGCGGAGGCCTTCCGGGATCTGGAGCGCGGTCAATTCATGGCGCTGGGACCGGCCCTCTCACGCCGTCCGCTGGGACTGCGCATCGGTCCAACGGAGACCACGCCGCGCAACGCGACCCCGCGCCTGATGCCGCTGCCGGAAGCGACACCGGACGCACGCGCCATCATCCTGGCAGCGCCGCCGCCCGAGAATAACCGGCCGCAGCGCCGGTCGCCGCCAGATCTCCTCGGCCAGCTGATGGCCGCGAAATCAGCGGCACTGGAGATCCGTCCCGAAGCGGTGGAGCAGCCACTCAGCGCGGAGGAACTGGCGGAGCGGCGTGAGCGGGTGGACCGCATTCTACGTGCCGTCATGGCGGAACCCGACGCGGGATTTCGTGCCATCGGCGTCCTTTATCAGGAGTTCGTGGTCCGCTGCCGGATAGAGGGCCTCGGTTCGGCCGTGCCGGACCTGGCTGACTTCCGCCGCATGCTGACGCGCGCCCGCGCCGGGCTCGGCTCCGACATGGCAACGGATGACGGCTGGCAGGATGTCTCGGTCCGCGCCTCACTTCTGCCGGAGGATATGCAGGGCGTCTTCATGATGATTGCCCGCGCCGCGAAGGAAGGTTGGCCCTGCCCGGGCGATGCAGCGATTGCCCGCGCCTACGGCTCGCATTCGTTGCGCCGTGCACGGCGTCTGCTGACCTACATCGAGGAGCAGGGCCTCATCGTTTGCCAGCTTGACGGCGCCGGTCGGCGGATCGTGACGCTCGTTGAACTGGCCTGGGCGACGGCGCCGGGCGACCCCAATGCCGAGGAACTGCCGCCGGAGCAAGGCTGCGGCAGTTCGGCTCCCTGA
- the greA gene encoding transcription elongation factor GreA has protein sequence MSVAFSKEDSAETASETLLPDRPISLHPNLVTEAGLKALEFQFQQAREAYETAQKIEDVNERRRQAATPLRDARYFAARVRTAQVIPNPTSTDTVAFGSTVTFRRDDGRVQKYHIVGEDEADPKAGSISFVSPVARLLMGKAVGDIVGTSGQELEIISIS, from the coding sequence TTGAGCGTTGCCTTCAGCAAGGAAGACAGTGCCGAAACCGCGTCGGAGACTCTGCTTCCCGACCGCCCAATTTCACTTCATCCGAACCTTGTGACGGAAGCCGGATTAAAGGCGCTGGAATTTCAGTTCCAGCAGGCCCGCGAGGCGTACGAGACGGCGCAGAAGATCGAGGACGTGAATGAGCGGCGGCGGCAAGCCGCAACCCCCTTGCGTGATGCGCGCTATTTTGCGGCGAGAGTTCGGACGGCTCAGGTCATCCCCAATCCGACGTCGACTGACACTGTCGCCTTTGGCAGCACAGTGACCTTCAGGCGCGACGATGGCCGCGTGCAGAAATATCATATCGTGGGAGAGGACGAAGCGGACCCCAAGGCCGGCTCTATTTCGTTCGTATCACCCGTGGCGCGGCTTCTGATGGGCAAGGCCGTCGGGGATATCGTCGGCACATCCGGTCAAGAGCTCGAGATCATCTCGATCTCGTAG
- a CDS encoding glycosyltransferase translates to MISALAPGLIALGACLAILPWLRRDSTLARSLMTGMSFVLLIRYFAWRVTGTLPPPGLTADFLVGFPFMLAEGASLVSISLSLLFLSRTIDRSADVKAGLRRAAAAAPAPLVDVFICTYNEEKSILERTIIGATGLEYGNYRVWVLDDGRRLWLKRLTEELGCSYLTRLDNAHAKAGNINHALHHVAGLRDKPQFVSILDADFVPMPDFLARATSLMEDKSVGVVQTPQHFINPDPIQSNLAATEVWPDEQRFFFDILMPAKDAWDVAFCCGTSSVFRVSGLMQIGGFPTESVTEDYLVTLRLKERGYRTVYLNERLTIGLAPEGLKEYITQRGRWCLGMMQIVRSRSGPFSLRSNLTFIDRLSLVDAFMSWAAVYGAKVFGLAVPWLFLLCGIKAVHADLFELLRYFLPFYVWYAFTMAWISRGRSMAIMTDVSQYIAAPAVLRAVVTGLVKPRGHKFNVTAKGGNRNQRFVEWPLLGLYGSALLVTLLSIAYAFILNLRGEYIAYGGLALAWSLYNCLVLAIVCFICIEQPRRRKAERFERDEPVLIHQGGTPRLVRMADISILGARFIDPAPPPAGTVIKCNVYGQDVSAAVVRRTVGGFGVRFEETVATRVRVVRAFYAGEYVRAFRDVRAVPLGRALLMRLFN, encoded by the coding sequence ATGATCTCAGCGCTCGCGCCAGGCCTGATCGCGCTCGGTGCCTGTCTCGCAATCCTGCCCTGGCTCAGACGCGACAGCACCCTCGCCCGATCGTTGATGACGGGGATGTCGTTTGTCCTGTTGATCCGGTACTTCGCGTGGCGCGTTACCGGGACGTTGCCGCCACCGGGCCTTACTGCCGATTTTCTGGTTGGATTCCCGTTCATGCTGGCGGAGGGGGCCTCGCTTGTTTCCATCAGCTTGTCGCTGCTATTCCTCAGTCGAACGATCGATCGCTCTGCCGACGTGAAGGCTGGATTAAGGCGAGCCGCAGCGGCGGCACCGGCGCCGCTCGTCGACGTCTTCATCTGTACCTACAATGAAGAGAAGTCGATCCTGGAGCGTACGATCATCGGCGCCACAGGGCTGGAATACGGCAACTATCGCGTTTGGGTCCTGGATGACGGACGACGCCTGTGGCTCAAGCGCCTGACTGAAGAACTCGGCTGTAGCTACCTGACCCGCCTGGACAATGCGCACGCCAAAGCCGGTAACATCAATCACGCGCTGCACCACGTGGCAGGTCTGCGCGATAAGCCGCAGTTCGTTTCCATCCTGGATGCCGACTTCGTTCCCATGCCGGATTTCCTCGCGCGCGCGACGAGCTTAATGGAAGACAAATCCGTCGGCGTGGTGCAGACCCCGCAGCATTTCATCAATCCGGATCCGATCCAATCGAATCTCGCTGCCACCGAAGTGTGGCCCGACGAGCAGCGGTTTTTCTTCGACATTCTGATGCCCGCCAAAGACGCCTGGGATGTCGCCTTCTGCTGCGGCACTTCGTCGGTGTTCCGCGTTTCAGGCCTCATGCAGATTGGTGGTTTCCCGACCGAATCGGTGACCGAGGATTATCTCGTCACGCTACGTCTGAAAGAACGTGGCTATCGCACCGTCTATCTGAACGAGAGGCTTACGATCGGGTTGGCGCCCGAAGGACTCAAGGAATACATCACGCAGCGCGGCCGATGGTGTCTCGGGATGATGCAGATCGTCCGCAGCCGAAGCGGACCGTTTTCTCTGCGATCCAACCTCACTTTCATTGATCGGCTTTCACTGGTAGACGCCTTCATGAGCTGGGCCGCAGTTTATGGGGCGAAGGTGTTTGGCCTTGCCGTGCCGTGGCTGTTCCTGCTGTGCGGGATCAAGGCGGTTCACGCCGATCTCTTCGAGCTGTTGAGATACTTCCTGCCTTTCTACGTCTGGTACGCATTCACGATGGCCTGGATTTCCCGTGGCCGTTCGATGGCGATCATGACCGATGTGTCGCAGTACATCGCAGCGCCGGCGGTCCTGAGGGCGGTCGTCACGGGCCTTGTCAAGCCGCGGGGGCACAAGTTCAATGTGACTGCCAAAGGCGGCAACCGCAATCAGAGGTTCGTCGAGTGGCCGCTGCTGGGGCTCTACGGGTCTGCACTGCTCGTAACCTTGCTGTCCATCGCCTATGCCTTCATCCTCAATTTGCGGGGAGAGTACATCGCCTACGGCGGACTGGCGCTCGCCTGGAGTTTGTACAATTGTCTGGTGCTGGCGATCGTGTGTTTCATCTGCATCGAGCAGCCCCGGCGTCGCAAGGCCGAACGCTTCGAGCGCGATGAACCCGTTCTCATTCACCAGGGAGGGACCCCACGGCTGGTTCGCATGGCGGACATCTCGATATTAGGTGCCAGGTTCATCGATCCTGCGCCGCCGCCGGCGGGGACCGTCATCAAATGCAATGTGTACGGCCAGGACGTATCCGCGGCGGTCGTGCGGCGAACCGTCGGCGGTTTTGGCGTTCGATTTGAAGAAACCGTCGCAACGCGAGTTCGGGTCGTACGCGCGTTTTACGCAGGAGAATATGTTCGTGCTTTTCGCGACGTCAGAGCGGTCCCCCTCGGCAGAGCTCTTCTGATGCGCCTGTTTAATTGA